The Chloroflexota bacterium sequence GGGCAATCCGAGGGAATTAAAAGCGCTCACCTTCTGAAAGATGAGCGCCGATAACGGGAATCCGCTATCCACTACGGAAATTATAGCATAGTTTGTCAAATGTCCCTCAGCGCCTTATGCGCTTCTGCGATGCGCCTTATGCCTTCTGTCAGGGTGTCCGGTTCGTAGAGGGCGAAGGCTAGGCGGATGGCGTTGGGGAAGGCGCCGGATGCGGAGAATGCGGTGCCCGGCCGGTAGTTTACGCCGCATTCTTGCGCTATGGGCAGCAAGGCGTCCGCGTTCGTACCATCGTTGAAGGTTAGCCAGAAGAAGTAGCCGCCGCCGGGCGCGGTGAACTCAACGACATCACCCAGCTGCTCTCGCAGCGCCGCGCTCATCGCGGATACGCGCTCGCCGTATGTGCGCCGCAATAGGGCGATGTTGTCGGACAGCATGCCCTGCTCTACGACCGCGTGGACTAGCGTGGACGTGAAGTGGTTCAGCCCGCCGCCGCTGATGGTCAAGCCCGCATTGGCGAATCGCTGAATTATCGCCGGGCGCGCGTGCATCCAGCCGGTGCGCAAGCCCGGACCGAGTATCTTAGAGAACGAACCGAGCGATATGACGCAGCCGTCCGCAGAATCGTCGAGGGACGCGATTGGCGGCGGTGGGGGCTCGCCGTAGTGCAGCAGGTGATACACTTCGTCCGCGATGACGACGAAGCCGTACCGCTGCGCCAGTTCGACAAGGCGTTCACGGCGGTCGGCTGGCAGTACGCTGCCGCTCGGATTCTGGTATGTTGGGATGATGTACAGCATCTTGGGACGCGGCACATCCGGAGATTGCAGCATCGATTCGAGCGCGTCCGGACGCAGTCCGTCGCCGTCCGTCGGCACGCCCACGACATTCAGCCCGTGATCCTCGAAGATGCTCTGAATCAGGTAATAGGTCGGCTCTTCGACGAACACGGTGTCGCCGACCTGCGTGAACAGCGTGGTGGCGTGGTCTATCGCCTGCGACGCGCCCGCCGTGAGAAACAGCTCGTTCGGCGATACTCCATCGGGATACGAACTCTGCGCAGACAGGAACTCCGTGAGCGAGTGGATGAGCGGTCCATAGCCTTGCGGCGCACCGTATTGCAGTGGTACCGGCGAGCCGTCCGCGAGCGCGATTTCAGCGGCACGGCGCAGGGCTTCGATAGGATGCAATCGCGGCGACGGATGCCCCCATCCAAGGTCGATGATGCCTTCTGGGATGGAGATTAGCAGCGACGGCAGCGCGGGTTTGTTATGAGGCGTAGAAGACATGGACATCATACGGGCGCGAAGCCGGCTTCGCGGCGGGCGTCGTTGATGTGCTCTCGGATGCGGGCGTCTAGCGGCGCGATTTCGTAGCCGATGTCGGCGAGCATGCGGCTGTTGTCCACGAGGTAGATATGCGGCACTCGGCGCTCGCCGGTGGTGATTCGCGCATCCGGGACAATGCCGCGCACGATGTCCGCCATGTCGCCGACGCTGCACAGGTGGCCGCCGCTGATATAGACGGGATGGTTGAGCCGTTCGGCAAGTGCGGTGCGGACGAAAATCTGCGCCGCGTCTTCGGCGTGTATCATCGGCGATAGTTCGTCGCGGTGGAAGGGCAGGTCGATGGGCGCGCCGACTGCGGGCAGCGAGACCATCAGGCCGCCTATCATGCCGGTCATACCTGTAACTCTGCCATGCCCGAACACTGTGCAGATGCGGATACCGCGCAGGTCCAGCCCGTACAGGTCGCGGTAACGCGCGGCAGCGAAATCGTTGGCAGCTTTGGTCATGCCGTACACGTTTGCAGGCGCAGGCAGGTCGTCTTCGTTGACGGGTCGCTCGCCAAAGGTGTCTTGCACACCATAGACCGCGATGGAGCTGGCATAGACCACGCGCTCGATGCCGCACCAACGCGCCGCCTCGAAGATGTTGTTCGTGCCGATGATGTTCACCTGCATGCCGAAGTGCGGGCGGTCTTCGGTATCGGGCGGCAGCAAAGCCGCCATGTGGATGATGCGGCTGACGGCGTGCGAGTTGCAGGCTTCGAGAATCTGCGGCAGCTGCGTTATGTCGCCGCGGTAGTATGTCACGCCGTCAAGTGGAGTCGTAGCCGGCGCGAGGTCGAAGCTAACGACATCCTCGCCGCGCTCCGCCAACTCGCGCACGATGCGCCTGCCAATAAGTCCGTTGCCGCCGGTGACCATTGTTGACATTTTTTGCATCTTCCTGTTCGTTTCAGTATCGAGTCAATGGGCTATTGTACTCCGACGCCGCGTTGCAGTACGAGTAGCGTCAGATACAACAGCGCTACGGAAAATATCGAAGCAGCCGTTATAGCCACGGCTTTGGGGTTGTATATCATCCAAAAGATTACGCCGCCGCCAATTAGTCCAAAGATAGCGCCCAGAGTACGCGCAAGAAGCAACATCGCAAAGCCCTTTATATCCCCCAAAGAGTTACCAGATGCCGCGTTAACGGCGCTCTGAATCATTTCGAGATGCCTTATCTTGGCTTGTATTTGATTCACTTACAGTGCTTGCCAGAGACGGCGGCCTTTGGAGCGGATGATTTTGCCGATGTGGTCGTTTGGGTGGAAGTGGCCCGCGGCTATGATGTAGCTTTCGTCTTCGGCGCGCTGCAGCAGGGAGTGCCGGCTGCTGCGGCTGTCCGGCTTGCTCGTGTCCACGCCGGCGCACCAGTCCGGCTCTTGTATCTGCACTCTGCTGTGTATCGCGTCGCCGACTATCATCGCCCGCTCTCCCTGCGAGCTGATGAGTATGACCTGATGCCCGGGCGTGTGCCCGGGCGTGTCCAAAGTGGTCATCTCGTCGGTAATCTGATGACCTTCGTCGATGAGGTCCATCAAGCCCAAGTCTTCGAGGGGAATCACACTGTCGCGCACCTGCGGCGAATATGCGAGAGGTTCCGGCTGCGTGAAATGTTCCCAGTCGAGGCGCGGCACGAGGTAGCGCGCATTTGGGAAGTAGGGCTTGGGCGTATCGCCGCTGTGGTCAATGTTCCAGCCCACATGGTCGGCGTGCAGGTGCGTATGCGCCACGATGTCGATGTCCTCAGGGTTGGCACCTTGCGCACGGATGGCGTTCAGCAGGTCGCCCCTGACATTACCTCTGTCAGGATGGGGGCCTGGTCCCATGCCGGTGTCAACCATCACGGTCTTGCCCATAGAGCGCACGAAGAAATGCCCGTAGTAGAGCTGAATCTGCCCGTCTGCAAGTATGTCCTGATACGGCTCCCAGTCGGCGGCGGCGATGCCTTCGAAGAAGGCGTCCGGCGGACGAGCAGGCGGAATCATGTCCAACGCGAAGACTATTTCGACGTTGCCAATGCGGATTTTGTCTGCCATCAGTCCCTCCAAAAATTTCGCATCGATATACAGGATGGACAGGATGATGCAGGAAAATCCTGATCATCCTGTCCATCGATGTTAGTTCTTGTTACGGCTTGGGATTTTCCATCAGAATGGTCACGCCCATGTCGATATACTTGCTGCGCAGCGCGGGGTCGTAGCTGCGGAACGACACACGCGTCGTGCTGCCCTCGAGCTGCGTCAACACATGCTTCACGCAGTCGTCAACGGTCTGGAATGGGTGCTTCGGATGCTTCTCGATGTCGCCGAGCAGGTCGTTGGGTCCCCATGTCAGGCAGTCCACACCTTCCATCGCAAGCAGGCGCGCGTTGCTGGTCGCCAGAATGGATTCCATCTGCAGGCACAGCCAGCCGTGGTTGTTCCACCATTCGGCGTACTCCAGCCTGTCCTCGCGGCCCTGCACCTTCCAGCGCGCCGCGCCGCCCCAGCTTCGCTTACCGAACTGCGGATAGTAGAAGTAGTCCACAGACTCCTGCGCTACTGACAGTTCCTCGACCTGCGGCACTTCGATGCCTGCGGGACCCAGGTCTAGTAGATTGCCGATGAGATAGGCGTGTCGCGTGTGCTTGATGCGGAACTGCGCGGGGATGTCGAGTTCGGCGGCGTATCCGCAGAACTGCACGAGCGTCTCCTCGTTGAACGGACCGTGCTGGCTGTCAGTGTGTATGAAGGCATAGTCGTCCTTACTGAGGATGTCCTCCATCAGACTCTTGGTCGCATTGAGAGGCACCGAGACACCGATGAGAATCTCACCGTCGCGTATTCGCTGCTTCATGTCTTCGCTGTTGGGCATGTATCTATCCTCCGTCCTTCTGATTTTTGATTTGGCATATCATATCAGAATTGGCATGGATGGACAGGATAGAAGGGATTATTTTGGGCGAAGCGTGGCGACGATAAGCGAAGCCCAGCCCGCCATAAGGCACAGACCGCCCACCGGAGCGACCGCGCCGAAGATGCCGATGCCGGACAGCGCGAGTATGTACAGGCTGCCGCTGAATAGTATCGTGCCTAGCGTGAAGAGCGCTGCGGATATGGTGAGCGCGCGCGTCTGCCAGCGCAGCGCCAGCAGCCCGGCGGCAAGCAGCGCGAGGGCATGGTACATCTGAAAGCGCGCCGCAGTCTCGAAGGTGCGGAGCGCGTCCGCATCAAACGTGTCGCGCAGCGCATGCGTTCCCGCCGCGCCCGCTATGACGGCGAGCAGCCCAAAGATGGCGGCGATTGCGATTATAGTGCGAGGCATAGTCTGTCAGCAGGTTAAGTTGTCAGGTGATTGTCGTTGGTAGAATCGTCGTTGGTAGATACGATTATCGAGTCCGGTTAATTGTAGCATTGCCGACTAAGCTGACAAAACGCATTTGGATGGATTGACCGACGAATTGGTATAATTCATTGTATGAGATTGTGGATTGCTTTGCTGGCTCTGTTGGCGCTTCCGGCGGCGGTCGGGTGCGCGAATACAGGGGCAACATCCGTTCAGCAAACAACGGAGACGTCTGCTGTTTTACCCTCGCCGACTGCAACGACTCCGCTTCTTGTTTTCGTATCGACGCCGACGCCTGTACAGGCTTTGGATTCTATCAACACTGCTGACGCAATAACTGCCACGGCGTCTCCCACTTTTGCGTCCTCAAAAATTCAGGATAGCTTGTCACTGTCAATCCTGCCTGAGCCGCTGCAAAAGATGAGAGTCGAGCGAGTTTTTCCGAATCTGTCCTTCAAGCGCGCGGTCGGGATGGCTTACCCAGACGACGGCGGCAATCAACTGTTCGTCTTGCTTCAGCCCGGAATTATAATGACATTTGCCAACGACCAGAATGTGGAAACGGCAAGCATCTTCTTGGATATCCGCGAGCGCGTAAGCGACAGGGGCAATGAGGAAGGGCTGCTCGGGCTTGCGTTCGACCCGGACTTCAACGCCAACGGTTATTTCTATGTGTATTACTCGGCGACGAATCCCCGGAGGTCTGTGCTATCTCGATTTACGGCGCACTCCATCGGCAGCATTGCGAATGCGGACAGCGAGCGCATCATTATGGAAATTGAGCAGCCTTATTCCAATCACAACGGAGGACAAATAGCGTTCGGTCCCGAGGGATACCTTTACATCGGTCTTGGCGACGGCGGCAGTCGGGGCGACCCACAAGGCAACGGTCAGAGCTTGTCCACACTGCTCGGCTCCATTCTTCGCATAGATGTGAGCATGCTAGACGAAAGCGGTTCGTACTCCATTCCGGCGGACAATCCGTTTATCGGCAGCGAGGGGGTGAAGAGAGAGATATGGGCGTATGGGATCAGGAATCCGTGGCGTTTCTCGTTCGACAGGGAGAGCGGCGAGTTATGGATGGCGGATGTGGGGCAGAATAGACTCGAGGAGGTGAACATCGTCAGTCGTGGGCTGAACTACGGCTGGAACACGATGGAAGGCAGTTCGTGCTTCAAGCCCAGTCGTGGCTGCGATGTTCAAGGGCTTGAAATGCCCATAGCCGAATATGGCAGAGAGGATGGATGCTCAGTAACGGGCGGATATGTCTATCGTGGCAAGAGGCTGCCTTCGCTGTATGGCGCTTACATCTACGGAGACTTCTGCAGCGGGAAGATTTGGGCGCTGCGATACGACGGCGCGAAAATCACCGAGCATCTCGAAATTGTGGACAGCAGGCTGGAAATATCATCATTTGGCGAAGAGCAGGCTGGAGAAATTTTTATCCTGTCTTTCGACGGCGGCATCTATCGACTAATTCCACCTGACTCATAGTATCGGCAAGCGGCGTCCGAGCCTCTGCCAATTGCAGTTAGCGCTCGCGCCACTTCCTTGACACCGCTACGCCGTCGGTTCACAATCTCTGGCAGTATTACACGGCAACAACGATTGTATCAGACGCTTGATTTGACGGAGCGGAAAGGAATAACAACATGGCTATGATGCCGGCGGCGATTGCGACCGGATTGCGGGAATTGCGCTGCGAGGATGTGCCGATTCCCGCGCTTGAGCCGGGCCACGCGCTCGTGCGGACTATGCTCGGCTCTATCTGCGGCAGCGACTTGCACATCGTCTATATGGGCTGGAATGCCTACGAGTTCCCGCTGCCGCCGGGCTACCCCGGTCACGAAGGCGTGGGCGAGGTGGTCGATCCGGGCGATACCTCGCTGAACGAGGGCGACATCGTGCTGACCGCGCCGAACATCTGGAAATCGAAGGTGTTCGCCGGCTTTCAGATGGTCGAAGAGCAGTTTTTGCTGAAGCTGCCGACCGATGTGCCGCCCGCGCACCTGCTGATGGCGCAGCAACTCGGCACGGTGGTGTTCGGCGCGCGCAAGCTGCCGCCGCTGCTGGGCAAGACGGTCGCCGTGCTGGGACAAGGTTCCGTCGGGCTGTTCCACGACTTTATGCTGCGGCGGCTT is a genomic window containing:
- a CDS encoding PLP-dependent aminotransferase family protein, which codes for MMSMSSTPHNKPALPSLLISIPEGIIDLGWGHPSPRLHPIEALRRAAEIALADGSPVPLQYGAPQGYGPLIHSLTEFLSAQSSYPDGVSPNELFLTAGASQAIDHATTLFTQVGDTVFVEEPTYYLIQSIFEDHGLNVVGVPTDGDGLRPDALESMLQSPDVPRPKMLYIIPTYQNPSGSVLPADRRERLVELAQRYGFVVIADEVYHLLHYGEPPPPPIASLDDSADGCVISLGSFSKILGPGLRTGWMHARPAIIQRFANAGLTISGGGLNHFTSTLVHAVVEQGMLSDNIALLRRTYGERVSAMSAALREQLGDVVEFTAPGGGYFFWLTFNDGTNADALLPIAQECGVNYRPGTAFSASGAFPNAIRLAFALYEPDTLTEGIRRIAEAHKALRDI
- a CDS encoding NAD(P)-dependent oxidoreductase; its protein translation is MQKMSTMVTGGNGLIGRRIVRELAERGEDVVSFDLAPATTPLDGVTYYRGDITQLPQILEACNSHAVSRIIHMAALLPPDTEDRPHFGMQVNIIGTNNIFEAARWCGIERVVYASSIAVYGVQDTFGERPVNEDDLPAPANVYGMTKAANDFAAARYRDLYGLDLRGIRICTVFGHGRVTGMTGMIGGLMVSLPAVGAPIDLPFHRDELSPMIHAEDAAQIFVRTALAERLNHPVYISGGHLCSVGDMADIVRGIVPDARITTGERRVPHIYLVDNSRMLADIGYEIAPLDARIREHINDARREAGFAPV
- a CDS encoding MBL fold metallo-hydrolase; protein product: MADKIRIGNVEIVFALDMIPPARPPDAFFEGIAAADWEPYQDILADGQIQLYYGHFFVRSMGKTVMVDTGMGPGPHPDRGNVRGDLLNAIRAQGANPEDIDIVAHTHLHADHVGWNIDHSGDTPKPYFPNARYLVPRLDWEHFTQPEPLAYSPQVRDSVIPLEDLGLMDLIDEGHQITDEMTTLDTPGHTPGHQVILISSQGERAMIVGDAIHSRVQIQEPDWCAGVDTSKPDSRSSRHSLLQRAEDESYIIAAGHFHPNDHIGKIIRSKGRRLWQAL
- a CDS encoding zinc-binding dehydrogenase; the encoded protein is MAMMPAAIATGLRELRCEDVPIPALEPGHALVRTMLGSICGSDLHIVYMGWNAYEFPLPPGYPGHEGVGEVVDPGDTSLNEGDIVLTAPNIWKSKVFAGFQMVEEQFLLKLPTDVPPAHLLMAQQLGTVVFGARKLPPLLGKTVAVLGQGSVGLFHDFMLRRLGAHKIIAVEPVEARREHGTRMGVDHAIDVTGNRATDAVLDLTDGEGADVVIEACGSVETLNQTLQIVKPLGTVAVFGLPPTMERVPFDWDTFFRKRLDMYTTFGAQDEPGLPAFQLAADYITNGEIDMAPFVTHQFPVERVQEAFDLAESREDGALKVSLTF
- a CDS encoding DUF423 domain-containing protein; translated protein: MPRTIIAIAAIFGLLAVIAGAAGTHALRDTFDADALRTFETAARFQMYHALALLAAGLLALRWQTRALTISAALFTLGTILFSGSLYILALSGIGIFGAVAPVGGLCLMAGWASLIVATLRPK
- a CDS encoding PQQ-dependent sugar dehydrogenase; the protein is MRVERVFPNLSFKRAVGMAYPDDGGNQLFVLLQPGIIMTFANDQNVETASIFLDIRERVSDRGNEEGLLGLAFDPDFNANGYFYVYYSATNPRRSVLSRFTAHSIGSIANADSERIIMEIEQPYSNHNGGQIAFGPEGYLYIGLGDGGSRGDPQGNGQSLSTLLGSILRIDVSMLDESGSYSIPADNPFIGSEGVKREIWAYGIRNPWRFSFDRESGELWMADVGQNRLEEVNIVSRGLNYGWNTMEGSSCFKPSRGCDVQGLEMPIAEYGREDGCSVTGGYVYRGKRLPSLYGAYIYGDFCSGKIWALRYDGAKITEHLEIVDSRLEISSFGEEQAGEIFILSFDGGIYRLIPPDS